The Echeneis naucrates chromosome 10, fEcheNa1.1, whole genome shotgun sequence genome has a window encoding:
- the gpc2 gene encoding glypican-2, producing MDTSLVPRHRLLVLLCTAAALSGTRSPGAAAGRSCADTRQVYAEKGYGTDTAPLTQISGEHLRLCPQDYTCCSSQMEETLALQSERDFLRAIEENSQFLLTTFTQRHRRFDEFFRELIDLSEKSMNQMFTKTYGRLFTQNAHVFQELFVELRRYYSGGSVSLTEVLSDFWSRLVERVFSLVNPQYQFSEDYLECVSKHAEQLQPFGDVPRKLRVQVTRAFIAARALSQGLATGRDIVNKATKLTADSECVRGLMRQWYCPLCRGVPSLRPCHSLCLNVMKGCLANQADLDTEWNNFIDALYQVSEKLEGPFNMELAADSISVKVSEAIMHMQENSVTISTKVFQGCGSPRPASGRSKRSPKESGGNRRPFRTYTPEEKPTTAAGTNLDRLVTELKERLRPMRGFWVSLPHTICNDGKMAADVTNEDRCWNGQTRGRYLPDVTGDGLVSQINNPEVEVDIARPDVRTRQLIMELRVVTNKLKHAQSGQDMDFMDSEEGSGSGGGDQGERYNDDWPGYGPQSPPYNKPPRNPATNPAKPTRVRDRNWKWNRNNGQGRVRSAASGHTCSLASLLSFPFLVTVALLWR from the exons ATGGACACCTCTCTGGTCCCCAGGCACcggctgctggtgctgctctGCACGGCCGCTGCCCTGTCGGGGACCCGGAGCcccggagctgctgctgggaggAGCTGCGCAGACACCCGTCAGGTGTACGCGGAGAAGGGCTACGGCACAGACACAGCTCCGCTGACTCAAATCTCCG GTGAACACTTGCGGCTCTGTCCTCAGGACTACACCTGCTGCTCCAGTCAGATGGAGGAGACATTGGCCCTCCAAAGTGAGAGGGACTTTCTCCGAGCCATTGAAGAAAACAGCCAGTTCCTTTTGACCACTTTCACCCAAAGACATCGCAGATTTGACG AGTTCTTCCGAGAGCTTATAGACCTATCGGAGAAGTCTATGAACCAGATGTTTACCAAGACCTACGGCCGTCTCTTCACCCAGAACGCCCATGTCTTCCAGGAGCTGTTTGTGGAACTGCGCAGATATTATTCCg GGGGCAGTGTAAGTCTGACAGAGGTTCTGTCAGACTTTTGGTCCAGGCTGGTGGAGCGGGTCTTCTCTTTGGTCAACCCTCAGTATCAGTTCAGTGAGGACTACTTGGAGTGTGTCAGCAAACATGCCGAACAGCTTCAGCCATTTGGAGATGTGCCCCGCAAACTGCGAGTGCAA GTAACCAGGGCTTTCATTGCTGCCAGAGCTCTGTCACAGGGCTTGGCTACTGGTCGGGACATCGTAAACAAAGCGACAAAG TTGACTGCAGATTCAGAGTGTGTGCGAGGCCTGATGCGTCAGTGGTACTGCCCGTTGTGCAGAGGCGTGCCTTCCTTGCGGCCCTGCCACTCCCTGTGCCTCAATGTGATGAAGGGCTGCTTAGCCAATCAGGCTGACCTGGACACAGAAtggaacaatttcattg ATGCTCTGTACCAGGTTTCAGAGAAATTGGAGGGACCATTCAACATGGAGCTTGCAGCTGACTCCATCTCTGTGAAAGTGTCAGAGGCCATCATGCACATGCAGGAAAACAGCGTCACCATCTCCACTAAG GTGTTCCAGGGCTGTGGAAGCCCCAGACCTGCTTCAGGACGGTCTAAACGCTCACCCAAAGAGTCAGGAGGAAACCGAAGGCCTTTCCGTACGTACACCCCTGAAGAGAAACCCACCACTGCTGCAGGCACCAACCTGGACCGACTG GTTACTGAGCTGAAAGAGCGACTGCGTCCTATGCGGGGCTTCTGGGTGTCCCTCCCACACACCATCTGCAACGATGGGAAGATGGCTGCTGACGTCACAAATGAGGACCGCTGCTGGAACGGGCAGACCCGGGGGAG GTACCTCCCTGATGTGACAGGCGATGGGCTGGTTAGCCAGATCAACAATCCTGAGGTAGAGGTTGACATTGCCAGGCCAGATGTGAGGACCAGACAGCTGATCATGGAGCTGAGGGTGGTGACCAACAAACTGAAACATGCTCAGAGTGGACAAGACATGGACTTCATGGACA GTGAGGAGGGCAGTGGTTCAGGGGGCGGAGACCAAGGTGAAAGGTACAATGATGATTGGCCAGGCTATGGGCCGCAATCACCCCCTTACAACAAACCCCCACGTAACCCGGCCACCAACCCTGCAAAGCCTACTCGAGTCCGAGACAGAAACTGGAAGTGGAACAGAAACAACGGTCAAGGACGGGTCCGATCAGCAGCCAGCGGGCACACCTGCTCCTTGGCTTCTTTGTTGTCTTTCCCATTCCTGGTCACTGTTGCCCTCCTGTGGAGATAG
- the stag3 gene encoding cohesin subunit SA-2 — MAAIDSALESLEELDGFTDSGSDYEATLKTSKRKKLAVPGPKPPKRPRRKAALRATSSPSSSPIPSPPDPSLKEQHSRGTSRQVSAAVPVRRVNETNQGISSEDIYDAVCSGKSAMVAVVDEWLDSYKRNREVGLLVLINFIVRSCGCKGVVSREMFESMQSAEIISKLTKEFSEDSVNYPLSTPSRQLKRFKAGLSEFAQVLVRSCRNSLIYDEYLFPSLLALLTGLSDSQVRAFRHTSTLLAMKLMTGLVEVAVLVSVQLQTTQRQYDMEKSKRAHDRAFDRLEELQATISELQEKKEELSSMMNATLRGVFVHRYRDQLSDIRVACIEELGIWLKTNPEDFLNDGCLKYLGWTLHDKQSPVRLQCVRALQGLYQEKEFIGRLELFTSRFKERMLSMVLDKDPNVAVEVVNLLLLIQQKTEECLSEEECGHIYPLVYASHRGLASAAGVFLYNKLKNVISSVNQENGNAAFFQILISFHIQSEFHEHGAYLVDSLWGVAGSELRDWETMTALLLTESGLLYEEEGALIELMMCAIRQATQAIPPVGRTQGKKLLSVKDRKIQEQDKRRVTTHFIPLLPQLLTKYSADAGKMSLLLKAPLYFNLDMYNSAQWLEKHLDLLLAQVCGIVEKHTEVTVLEACAHLASALCSDCYTFSSRAHLVFSQLLDGLTDCFSTYLGDLLQGVADENDTYCAATALKRIATLSSAKDLTGWKLFDSCLDLLKNGMESRDFNKELMVPAMRCAAFHLMWAKVNMMNSKPAEAELKRLRKEVRSFCRVCQTCLSLNETEIRDQAFELLCDLLLLYSASSVHSEPALQSLVHLPSDSLRSELAAFLLDYIFTEPADDELDAEVEEEMKLALLQRKRNQLAGYCKLVIYGVLDLSAATDVYKHYSKYFKDFGDIIKETMSKSKLISPVQSAKTVCLSLQQLFSEMLTEDHSRRDLNEIRDLAKRLAMSFGTDLQCIRKPLVALHTDGIHFAFREPRDGEEQLANVAFLEILSEFSFKLLQQDSDQLAALLKSECPSAALSRSSVRIYQQSLEARRPHRPREPEPRGDTVGSHDVPLTKRRRTTAQGEADLSRESWLDSSIQSNLHTPVFTSTVQRQPAKQIASRKPLAKDSDNDSNLTEPESEEEFSSRPQFRKVKPVKRRHLSSSQRGRSLDQQHLSSHLTLLSLIEDDNAEEQREEAEIEDYESDSDHESAYKLPSTRHTSFSILDELFG; from the exons ATGGCGGCCATAGACTCCGCGTTGGAAAG TTTAGAGGAGCTGGATGGTTTCACAGACTCTGGCAGTGATTATGAAGCTACTTTAAAAACCTCCAAGCGGAAAAAACTGGCAGTTCCTGGACCGAAG CCACCCAAGAGACCCCGACGTAAAGCTGCATTGAGGGCGACATCCAGCCCCAGCAGTAGCCCCATCCCCAGTCCTCCAGACCCCTCCCTAAAGGAACAGCACTCCCGGGGGACTTCCAGGCAGGTCTCTGCTGCCGTACCTGTAAGAAGAGTGAATGAGACAAACCAGGGTATCAGTTCAGAGGATATCTATGATGCAGTCTGCTCTGGAAAAAGTGCCATGGTG GCGGTGGTGGACGAATGGCTGGACAGCTACAAGCGAAATCGAGAGGTGGGACTGCTGGTGCTCATCAACTTCATTGTTCGGTCCTGCGGAtgcaaag GAGTGGTTAGTAGAGAGATGTTTGAAAGCATGCAGAGTGCTGAGATCATCAGTAAACTAACTAAAGAGTTCAGTGAG GATTCAGTGAACTACCCTCTGTCCACTCCAAGCCGCCAGCTGAAGCGCTTTAAAGCTGGCCTGTCCGAGTTTGCTCAGGTTCTGGTGCGCTCTTGTCGGAATAGCCTAATTTATGATGAATACCTCTTCCCATCCCTGCTGGCCCTGCTCACTGGCCTATCTGACTCTCAGGTTCGAGCCTTCAGACACACCAGCACCCTGCTTG CCATGAAGCTGATGACTGGGCTGGTGGAAGTAGCTGTGCTCGTGTCAGTTCAGCTGCAGACCACCCAGCGGCAATACGACATGGAGAAGAGCAAAAGGGCGCATGACAGAGCCTTTGACCGACTGGAAGAGCTGCAGGCCACCATCAgtgag ctgcaggaaaaaaaagaggagctaTCCTCAATGATGAATGCTACCCTGCGTGGTGTGTTTGTACACCGTTACCGGGATCAGCTGTCTGACATCCGGGTGGCGTGTATTGAGGAGTTGGGAATATGGCTGAAAACAAACCCTGAAGATTTCCTGAACGATGGATGTCTCAAATACCTGGGGTGGACCCTGCATGACAAG CAAAGTCCAGTTCGTCTGCAATGTGTTCGTGCCCTGCAGGGTCTATACCAAGAGAAGGAATTCATTGGCCGCCTTGAGCTTTTCACCAGCAGATTTAAA GAAAGGATGCTCAGCATGGTGCTGGACAAGGACCCAAATGTGGCAGTGGAAGTGGTCAATCTGTTGCTGCTGATCCAACA gaagacagaggaaTGCCTGAGTGAGGAGGAGTGTGGCCACATCTATCCTCTGGTTTATGCATCACATCGTGGCCTAGCATCTGCTGCTGGTGTCTTCCTCTACAACAA GCTGAAGAATGTGATTTCCTCTGTGAACCAGGAGAATGGCAATGCAGCCTTCTTTCAAATACTCATCTCCTTCCACATCCAGAGTGAG TTTCATGAACATGGGGCGTACCTGGTGGACAGTCTGTGGGGTGTGGCAGGATCTGAACTGCGAGACTGGGAGACTATGACTGCATTATTGCTAACGGAGTCTG GTCTGCTGTATGAGGAGGAGGGTGCTCTCATAGAGCTAATGATGTGTGCCATCAGACAGGCAACACAGGCAATCCCACCTGTCGGGAGAACTCAGGGCAAGAAG CTCTTGAGTGTGAAAGATAGGAAGATCCAAGAGCAAGACAAGAGACGTGTCACCACACACTTCATCCCTTTATTGCCACAGCTGCTGACCAAG TACTCTGCAGATGCAGGGAAGATGAGCCTCCTTCTAAAAGCTCCCCTCTACTTCAATCTGGACATGTACAACAGTGCTCAATGGCTGGAGAAG CATCTGGACCTGCTGCTGGCCCAGGTGTGTGGCATTGTGGAGAAGCACACAGAGGTCACTGTGTTGGAGGCTTGTGCCCATTTGGCCTCCGCCCTTTGCTCAGACTGTTACACTTTCTCCTCCCGCGCACACCTGGTTTTCAGCCAGCTGTTGGACGGCCTAACTGACTGCTTTAGCACATATTTAGGTGACCTGCTCCAG GGTGTTGCAGATGAGAACGACACTTACTGTGCAGCAACTGCCTTGAAAAGGATTGCTACTTTAAGCAG TGCAAAAGACCTGACAGGCTGGAAGCTGTTTGACTCCTGTCTTGACCTGCTTAAGAACGGGATGGAGTCCAGAGACTTCAACAAGGAG TTGATGGTGCCGGCTATGAGGTGTGCGGCCTTTCACCTGATGTGGGCCAAAGTGAATATGATGAACTCCAAGCCAGCTGAG GCTGAACTGAAGCGTCTGAGAAAGGAGGTACGTTCGTTCTGCAGAGTGTGTCAgacatgtctgtctctgaatgAAACAGAGATCAGAGATCAG GCATTTGAGCTGCTGTGTGACTTGCTGCTGTTATACAGTGCGAGTTCAGTCCACTCTGAACCAGCCCTGCAATCACTGGTCCACCTTCCCTCTGATTCGCTGCGCTCCGAGTTGGCTGCTTTCCTCCTGGACTATATCTTCACTGAGCCTGCAGACGATGAGCTTGATG CTGAGGttgaggaggagatgaagttAGCTCTTCTACAGAGGAAGCGCAATCAGCTGGCCGGCTACTGTAAGCTGGTCATCTACGGGGTGCTGGACCTCAGCGCTGCCACAGATGTCTATAAGCACTACAGCAAG TACTTTAAAGACTTTGGCGACATCATTAAAGAGACTATGAGCAAGAGCAAGCTCATCAGTCCTGTACAGAGCGCCAAGACGGTGTGTCTGAGCCTGCAGCAG CTGTTCTCAGAGATGCTTACTGAGGACCACAGCAGGCGGGATCTCAATGAGATTAGAGACTTGGCCAAGAGGCTCGCCATGAGCTTTGGCACTGATCTTCAGTGTATCCGCAAACCACTGGTGGCCTTGCACAC GGATGGTATACACTTTGCATTTCGGGAGCCACGGGACGGAGAAGAGCAGCTTGCTAATGTGGCCTTCTTGGAGATCCTCAGCGAGTTTAGTTTTAAGCTGCTGCAACAGGACAGTGACCAATT GGCTGCACTGCTGAAGTCTGAGTGTCCCAGTGCTGCCCTCTCCAGGTCCTCAGTCAGAATATACCAGCAGTCTCTGGAGGCTCGCCGCCCCCATAGACCCAGAGAGCCAGAGCCAAGAGGTGATACTGTCGGCTCACATGATGTTCCTTTAACTAAACGCCGAAGGACCACTGCTCAAGGTGAGGCAGACTTGT CCAGAGAATCCTGGCTGGATAGCAGCATCCAAAGCAATCTTCACACCCCAGTTTTCACCTCCACTGTCCAGAGACAGCCTGCTAAGCAGATAGCCTCCAGGAAACCCTTAGCAAAAGATTCTGATAATGACAGTAACTTAACTGAGCCAGAGTCTGAGGAGGAGTTTTCCTCAAG GCCCCAATTTCGAAAGGTTAAGCCTGTCAAACGACGCCACCTATCCTCCAGTCAGAGAGGCCGCAGTCTGGATCAGCAACACCTGAGCTCTCACCTTACCTT GCTGTCTCTCATTGAGGATGACAATgcagaagagcagagagaggaggctgAGATTGAGGATTATGAAAGTGACTCTGATCATGAATCTGCATATAAACTG CCATCGACACGTCACACTTCATTCAGCATCCTTGATGAGCTCTTTGGCTGA